The following nucleotide sequence is from Candidatus Polarisedimenticolaceae bacterium.
CCCGCGACGCCTTCCCACCCGGCGGAAGCGCGAAGCGCTGAACACAGGTCGGATGGTCCACTGGTTCCGCGATGCCACGCGCTTGCTTCCCGTCCCAGAGCGTCCATTCGAACGACGGGCCGAAGCAGGCCTCGATCGTCGCAGCGCCCCGGTTCTCGAGGGTGAACTCCACGACCAGCGGCCGGCCGACGACGATCGCGTCGTCCTGCACTGGACGGATCGCCGCCCGGAGCCCCGCCACCCCACGGTCGAACGGGACCCGGATCGCGGCGCAGCGGTCGAGCAGCGCCTGCGTCTTCGGCCCCCGTGCCCCGCTCTTCGCGACCTCCTCGAGGGCGGCGGCGACGTCGAAGTCGTCCCATGCCTCGTGGATTCTCCTCTGCAGCCTGGCGAACGTCCTTTCCGATGCGCCTTCCTGGGCGCGAATTTCCGTCGTCAGGGCGGGATCCCGCTCCAAGATCGCCTTCAGGCACGCCGCGGTGTCCGGCCCCTCGAAGTACTTCAGGATCCGTGTCGATTCCTCGGGAGCCACCGTCGCGACGTCCGGATGCCAGACGATGTGGCCGACGCCGTCGTCCGTGACGCCGCCGCAGCCGACGGAGATGAGGTCGTAGTAGGGGGAGGACGCCGCCGCCGCGACCGAAGTCGCCGTGGCGACGGCGAGCAGCGACGCCGAGGCGATCCCTCGAAGTCGTTGACGACGACTCAAGTGCAACCCTCCTCCGATCCTGCTACGAACTCCGCCTCGAAGATCTGCGGCACGAACTGCTCGAGACGGCGGCGCGGCTGCTCGGACCTTCGCCACGTGAGCAGGAGCAGCGCCGAACCGACCAGCGGAAGCACCGCACCGACCAGAACATCGAACCGTCCGAACTCCCCATGGCGAACCGCCATCCTGAGATAGGCCACGGCGAAGGTCGCGCCCAGTGGAATCGCCATCACGAACCACACACCCAGAAGCGCGATCGCGAACGTGCTGATGCCGAAGCGACCCACGACCCTCGTCCCGCCGCCATGCGCCACGAAACGGCCCTGGAAGTTCGGCTCGAGCGGATTCCGGTCCAGCGGGCTTCGCGGCGCTCGCAGGTGGAAGAACGGAAACTCCCCCGACCGGTAAAGCGTGTCAACAGGGTCACCCAGACGCGAGCGCCAGAATTCGTCTCGTTCCGTCGCCTCCCGCAGCCTCTCCGCGCACTGCTGCGGCGATAGTCGCGTTTCCCAGACGTACTCGCGCCAGAGCTTCATCGGCTCCCCGATCCTGTTGGGAGATCCTACCGCGCATCCGCCGCCGCCGACCGCGCCCTTCTCCGGGCGAAGGTCCTCGGGCGCAACCGCGTGGTGGTGGACGAGGGGAGCTAGGGTCGCCCGGTCCCGGGGTCCGGCAAAGACAGCCCCCGACAGATCTTCCGTGCGAGCGCGTCGGAGATCTCGGTGTGTCGGGGAACCGCTTCCGTTGCACCCGTGGCCGGATTACACCACAAGGAGTGCGCCCTGCCTTCTCGTTTCAGGTAGCAGCCGTGGCTTCGGAGGTGCCGAAGCAGGCCGCTGCGTTTCACTTCAGCGTGACCGTTTCGCGGATTGCGTCGGGAGGGACGCCACGCAGCCCGTCTTCACGGCGGTCCTCGAGGATCAGCGCGATCGCGTCCGCGAGGCTCTGACGGGCTTCCTCCACGGTTCGACCCTGCCCGTTGGCCCCGGGCATCTCGGGAGAGTATGCGATGAACCACTCTCCGTCGCGTTCAATCACTGCAGTGAATTCGTTCACCATGGGGCACCTACGCCTCGCGGGAGCCACATCGGCGGCCGAGCCGCGGAGCACCGAGAAGATACGCCGGAA
It contains:
- a CDS encoding type II toxin-antitoxin system HicB family antitoxin — encoded protein: MVNEFTAVIERDGEWFIAYSPEMPGANGQGRTVEEARQSLADAIALILEDRREDGLRGVPPDAIRETVTLK